In the Quercus lobata isolate SW786 chromosome 5, ValleyOak3.0 Primary Assembly, whole genome shotgun sequence genome, one interval contains:
- the LOC115991479 gene encoding protein DETOXIFICATION 40-like isoform X1, whose protein sequence is MASQDELQQPILNSDHSAPQEQEQEHISSPVLHEVDSRLEKVLSDTQLPRIKRLRLATWIELKLLFRLAAPAVFVYMINNFMSLSTRVFAGHLGNLELAAASLGNSGIQLLAYGLMLGMGSAVETLCGQAYGAHRYEMLGVYLQRSTVVLTLTGIPMTVVYVLSEPILLLLGESTAVASSAAVFVYGLIPQIFAYAVNFPIQKFLQSQSIVAPSAYISAATLVVHLLISWLAVYKLGLGLIGASLALSLSWWIIVVAQFVYILMSSKCKHTWTGFSLQAFSGLWEFVKLSTASAVMLCLETWYFQILVLVAGLLKDPELALDSLAVCMAINGLLFMVSVGFNAAASVRVSNELGAGNPKSAAFSVIIVNIVSFIIAVIEAIVVLLLRHVISYAFTSGETVADAVSELCPYLAVTLILNGVQPVLSGVAVGCGWQAFVAYVNVGCYYVVGIPLGCVLGFKFDLGAKGIWTGMIGGTVMQTFILIWATFRTDWNKEVEIAKKRLEKWDDTKEPLPKS, encoded by the exons ATGGCTTCCCAAGATGAGCTTCAGCAACCCATATTAAACTCCGACCACTCAGCACCACAGGAACAAGAGCAAGAACACATATCTTCGCCTGTGCTTCATGAAGTAGACTCTCGGCTAGAGAAGGTGTTATCGGATACCCAGTTACCGAGAATCAAGCGCCTCCGTTTGGCCACATGGATTGAACTCAAGCTGCTCTTCCGCCTCGCCGCCCCGGCTGTGTTTGTTTACATGATCAACAATTTCATGTCTTTGTCCACACGAGTTTTTGCAGGTCACCTTGGCAATCTTGAGCTCGCCGCTGCCTCTCTTGGCAACAGTGGCATCCAACTCTTGGCCTATGGACTCATG TTAGGTATGGGAAGCGCGGTAGAAACTCTATGTGGACAAGCCTATGGAGCCCACAGATATGAAATGCTAGGAGTATATCTACAAAGATCAACGGTTGTCCTTACTCTAACTGGGATACCCATGACTGTGGTCTACGTATTATCAGAGCCAATCTTGCTCTTACTAGGTGAATCAACGGCTGTGGCATCTTCAGCTGCAGTTTTTGTCTATGGTCTAATCCCACAAATTTTTGCTTATGCTGTGAACTTTCCCATACAAAAATTCCTCCAGTCTCAAAGCATTGTAGCCCCAAGTGCATACATATCTGCCGCTACACTTGTGGTACACTTATTGATAAGTTGGTTGGCTGTGTACAAATTGGGATTGGGATTGATTGGTGCATCATTGGCTTTGAGCTTATCGTGGTGGATCATAGTGGTGGCTCAGTTTGTGTATATTTTGATGAGTAGTAAGTGTAAGCACACTTGGACTGGTTTTAGCTTGCAGGCCTTTTCTGGGCTTTGGGAGTTCGTGAAATTGTCAACTGCATCGGCTGTGATGCTGTGTTTAGAGACTTGGTACTTTCAGATACTAGTTTTGGTTGCTGGGTTGCTCAAAGACCCTGAGCTTGCTTTGGATTCTCTTGCTGTTTG CATGGCAATTAATGGACTATTGTTCATGGTGTCAGTCGGGTTCAATGCAGCCGCAAG TGTCAGGGTGAGCAATGAGCTAGGGGCTGGTAATCCCAAATCAGCAGCATTCAGTGTTATAATCGTGAATATAGTTTCTTTCATTATTGCTGTAATAGAAGCAATTGTTGTGCTCTTACTACGCCATGTCATAAGCTATGCCTTCACTAGCGGTGAAACCGTGGCTGATGCAGTCTCAGAGCTCTGTCCATACTTGGCTGTCACTCTCATTCTCAATGGAGTTCAACCAGTCTTGTCCG GGGTGGCTGTTGGATGTGGATGGCAAGCATTTGTGGCATATGTAAATGTGGGATGTTACTACGTGGTTGGAATACCTTTGGGTTGCGTTCTCGGCTTTAAGTTCGACCTTGGCGCTAAG GGAATATGGACAGGGATGATAGGAGGAACTGTGATGCAGACCTTCATTTTAATTTGGGCAACATTTCGCACGGACTGGAATAAGGAG
- the LOC115991479 gene encoding protein DETOXIFICATION 40-like isoform X3 — protein MASQDELQQPILNSDHSAPQEQEQEHISSPVLHEVDSRLEKVLSDTQLPRIKRLRLATWIELKLLFRLAAPAVFVYMINNFMSLSTRVFAGHLGNLELAAASLGNSGIQLLAYGLMLGMGSAVETLCGQAYGAHRYEMLGVYLQRSTVVLTLTGIPMTVVYVLSEPILLLLGESTAVASSAAVFVYGLIPQIFAYAVNFPIQKFLQSQSIVAPSAYISAATLVVHLLISWLAVYKLGLGLIGASLALSLSWWIIVVAQFVYILMSSKCKHTWTGFSLQAFSGLWEFVKLSTASAVMLCLETWYFQILVLVAGLLKDPELALDSLAVCMAINGLLFMVSVGFNAAASVRVSNELGAGNPKSAAFSVIIVNIVSFIIAVIEAIVVLLLRHVISYAFTSGETVADAVSELCPYLAVTLILNGVQPVLSGVAVGCGWQAFVAYVNVGCYYVVGIPLGCVLGFKFDLGAKGIWTGMIGGTVMQTFILIWATFRTDWNKEL, from the exons ATGGCTTCCCAAGATGAGCTTCAGCAACCCATATTAAACTCCGACCACTCAGCACCACAGGAACAAGAGCAAGAACACATATCTTCGCCTGTGCTTCATGAAGTAGACTCTCGGCTAGAGAAGGTGTTATCGGATACCCAGTTACCGAGAATCAAGCGCCTCCGTTTGGCCACATGGATTGAACTCAAGCTGCTCTTCCGCCTCGCCGCCCCGGCTGTGTTTGTTTACATGATCAACAATTTCATGTCTTTGTCCACACGAGTTTTTGCAGGTCACCTTGGCAATCTTGAGCTCGCCGCTGCCTCTCTTGGCAACAGTGGCATCCAACTCTTGGCCTATGGACTCATG TTAGGTATGGGAAGCGCGGTAGAAACTCTATGTGGACAAGCCTATGGAGCCCACAGATATGAAATGCTAGGAGTATATCTACAAAGATCAACGGTTGTCCTTACTCTAACTGGGATACCCATGACTGTGGTCTACGTATTATCAGAGCCAATCTTGCTCTTACTAGGTGAATCAACGGCTGTGGCATCTTCAGCTGCAGTTTTTGTCTATGGTCTAATCCCACAAATTTTTGCTTATGCTGTGAACTTTCCCATACAAAAATTCCTCCAGTCTCAAAGCATTGTAGCCCCAAGTGCATACATATCTGCCGCTACACTTGTGGTACACTTATTGATAAGTTGGTTGGCTGTGTACAAATTGGGATTGGGATTGATTGGTGCATCATTGGCTTTGAGCTTATCGTGGTGGATCATAGTGGTGGCTCAGTTTGTGTATATTTTGATGAGTAGTAAGTGTAAGCACACTTGGACTGGTTTTAGCTTGCAGGCCTTTTCTGGGCTTTGGGAGTTCGTGAAATTGTCAACTGCATCGGCTGTGATGCTGTGTTTAGAGACTTGGTACTTTCAGATACTAGTTTTGGTTGCTGGGTTGCTCAAAGACCCTGAGCTTGCTTTGGATTCTCTTGCTGTTTG CATGGCAATTAATGGACTATTGTTCATGGTGTCAGTCGGGTTCAATGCAGCCGCAAG TGTCAGGGTGAGCAATGAGCTAGGGGCTGGTAATCCCAAATCAGCAGCATTCAGTGTTATAATCGTGAATATAGTTTCTTTCATTATTGCTGTAATAGAAGCAATTGTTGTGCTCTTACTACGCCATGTCATAAGCTATGCCTTCACTAGCGGTGAAACCGTGGCTGATGCAGTCTCAGAGCTCTGTCCATACTTGGCTGTCACTCTCATTCTCAATGGAGTTCAACCAGTCTTGTCCG GGGTGGCTGTTGGATGTGGATGGCAAGCATTTGTGGCATATGTAAATGTGGGATGTTACTACGTGGTTGGAATACCTTTGGGTTGCGTTCTCGGCTTTAAGTTCGACCTTGGCGCTAAG GGAATATGGACAGGGATGATAGGAGGAACTGTGATGCAGACCTTCATTTTAATTTGGGCAACATTTCGCACGGACTGGAATAAGGAG TTGTGA
- the LOC115991479 gene encoding protein DETOXIFICATION 40-like isoform X2 encodes MASQDELQQPILNSDHSAPQEQEQEHISSPVLHEVDSRLEKVLSDTQLPRIKRLRLATWIELKLLFRLAAPAVFVYMINNFMSLSTRVFAGHLGNLELAAASLGNSGIQLLAYGLMLGMGSAVETLCGQAYGAHRYEMLGVYLQRSTVVLTLTGIPMTVVYVLSEPILLLLGESTAVASSAAVFVYGLIPQIFAYAVNFPIQKFLQSQSIVAPSAYISAATLVVHLLISWLAVYKLGLGLIGASLALSLSWWIIVVAQFVYILMSSKCKHTWTGFSLQAFSGLWEFVKLSTASAVMLCLETWYFQILVLVAGLLKDPELALDSLAVCMAINGLLFMVSVGFNAAASVRVSNELGAGNPKSAAFSVIIVNIVSFIIAVIEAIVVLLLRHVISYAFTSGETVADAVSELCPYLAVTLILNGVQPVLSGVAVGCGWQAFVAYVNVGCYYVVGIPLGCVLGFKFDLGAKGIWTGMIGGTVMQTFILIWATFRTDWNKEVEIAKKRLEKWDDTN; translated from the exons ATGGCTTCCCAAGATGAGCTTCAGCAACCCATATTAAACTCCGACCACTCAGCACCACAGGAACAAGAGCAAGAACACATATCTTCGCCTGTGCTTCATGAAGTAGACTCTCGGCTAGAGAAGGTGTTATCGGATACCCAGTTACCGAGAATCAAGCGCCTCCGTTTGGCCACATGGATTGAACTCAAGCTGCTCTTCCGCCTCGCCGCCCCGGCTGTGTTTGTTTACATGATCAACAATTTCATGTCTTTGTCCACACGAGTTTTTGCAGGTCACCTTGGCAATCTTGAGCTCGCCGCTGCCTCTCTTGGCAACAGTGGCATCCAACTCTTGGCCTATGGACTCATG TTAGGTATGGGAAGCGCGGTAGAAACTCTATGTGGACAAGCCTATGGAGCCCACAGATATGAAATGCTAGGAGTATATCTACAAAGATCAACGGTTGTCCTTACTCTAACTGGGATACCCATGACTGTGGTCTACGTATTATCAGAGCCAATCTTGCTCTTACTAGGTGAATCAACGGCTGTGGCATCTTCAGCTGCAGTTTTTGTCTATGGTCTAATCCCACAAATTTTTGCTTATGCTGTGAACTTTCCCATACAAAAATTCCTCCAGTCTCAAAGCATTGTAGCCCCAAGTGCATACATATCTGCCGCTACACTTGTGGTACACTTATTGATAAGTTGGTTGGCTGTGTACAAATTGGGATTGGGATTGATTGGTGCATCATTGGCTTTGAGCTTATCGTGGTGGATCATAGTGGTGGCTCAGTTTGTGTATATTTTGATGAGTAGTAAGTGTAAGCACACTTGGACTGGTTTTAGCTTGCAGGCCTTTTCTGGGCTTTGGGAGTTCGTGAAATTGTCAACTGCATCGGCTGTGATGCTGTGTTTAGAGACTTGGTACTTTCAGATACTAGTTTTGGTTGCTGGGTTGCTCAAAGACCCTGAGCTTGCTTTGGATTCTCTTGCTGTTTG CATGGCAATTAATGGACTATTGTTCATGGTGTCAGTCGGGTTCAATGCAGCCGCAAG TGTCAGGGTGAGCAATGAGCTAGGGGCTGGTAATCCCAAATCAGCAGCATTCAGTGTTATAATCGTGAATATAGTTTCTTTCATTATTGCTGTAATAGAAGCAATTGTTGTGCTCTTACTACGCCATGTCATAAGCTATGCCTTCACTAGCGGTGAAACCGTGGCTGATGCAGTCTCAGAGCTCTGTCCATACTTGGCTGTCACTCTCATTCTCAATGGAGTTCAACCAGTCTTGTCCG GGGTGGCTGTTGGATGTGGATGGCAAGCATTTGTGGCATATGTAAATGTGGGATGTTACTACGTGGTTGGAATACCTTTGGGTTGCGTTCTCGGCTTTAAGTTCGACCTTGGCGCTAAG GGAATATGGACAGGGATGATAGGAGGAACTGTGATGCAGACCTTCATTTTAATTTGGGCAACATTTCGCACGGACTGGAATAAGGAG gtGGAGATTGCTAAGAAACGATTGGAAAAATGGGACGACACAAATTAG
- the LOC115991480 gene encoding protein DETOXIFICATION 40-like — protein MDTIDSELHEPILQSKPPTPETVSSELEDTLSDTEVSNFSRLKSGTWIELKALFRLAAPAVVVYLLNGVTSMSTQIFCGHLGNLELAAASLGNNGIQIFAYGLMLGMGSAVETLCGQAYGAHKFEMLGIYLQRSMILLMCTGVLVMFIYIFSKPLLLALGESSSIASAAAIFVYGLIPQIFAYAANFPIQKFLQAQSIVAPSSYIAAATLVVHLLLSWIVIYKLGWGLLGAALILSFSWWIIVIAQFVYILVSDRCKYTWTGLSWQAFSGLWDFLKLSTASAIMLCLETWYYQILVLIAGLLQNAEIALDALSVCMIVAGWFFLISVGFNAAASVRVSNELGAGHPKSAAFSVVIVTLSSAVIAVICAILVFALRHVISYAFTSGSTVADAVSELSPFLAISIILNGIQPVLSGVAVG, from the exons atggACACCATTGACAGTGAGCTCCATGAACCCATATTACAATCAAAACCACCAACACCAGAGACAGTGAGTTCTGAACTAGAAGATACCCTATCCGACACCGAGGTTTCAAACTTTAGCCGCCTAAAATCCGGTACATGGATTGAACTGAAAGCTCTCTTTCGCCTAGCAGCACCTGCGGTAGTGGTTTACTTACTCAATGGTGTCACTTCCATGTCCACACAAATCTTTTGTGGTCATCTAGGTAATCTTGAGCTCGCTGCTGCCTCTCTTGGCAACAATGGTATCCAAATATTCGCCTATGGCCTCATG CTTGGAATGGGAAGCGCAGTGGAAACACTATGTGGGCAGGCTTATGGTGCTCACAAGTTTGAAATGCTAGGCATATATCTTCAGCGATCAATGATCCTACTCATGTGTACTGGGGTCTTAGTGATGTTCATCTACATCTTCTCCAAGCCCCTCTTGCTTGCTTTAGGTGAATCAAGTTCCATTGCATCCGCGGCTGCAATTTTTGTCTATGGTCTTATCCCACAAATCTTTGCCTATGCTGCTAATTTTCCCATACAAAAGTTTCTGCAAGCACAAAGCATAGTGGCACCTAGCTCGTACATCGCTGCAGCTACACTAGTTGTGCATTTACTATTGAGCTGGATTGTGATTTACAAACTGGGCTGGGGATTGTTGGGTGCGGCATTGATTTTGAGCTTTTCATGGTGGATCATAGTGATTGCGCAGTTTGTGTACATATTGGTGAGTGACAGGTGCAAATACACATGGACTGGACTTAGCTGGCAAGCTTTTTCTGGGCTCTGGGACTTCTTGAAATTATCTACTGCATCAGCTATCATGCTATGTCTGGAGACTTGGTATTATCAGATACTTGTGTTGATTGCTGGGTTGCTCCAAAATGCCGAGATTGCTTTGGACGCTCTCTCCGTTTG TATGATCGTAGCAGGATGGTTCTTCTTGATATCAGTGGGTTTCAATGCCGCTGCAAG TGTAAGGGTGAGCAATGAGCTAGGAGCTGGACATCCAAAATCTGCGGCATTTTCTGTGGTGATAGTAACACTAAGTTCTGCCGTCATCGCGGTGATCTGCGCCATCCTTGTTTTTGCCTTGAGGCATGTCATTAGCTATGCATTTACGAGTGGTTCAACTGTGGCTGATGCTGTCTCAGAACTCTCTCCCTTCCTTGCCATATCTATCATACTCAATGGAATCCAACCCGTTTTGTCTG gAGTGGCTGTCGGCTGA